The window CAGCACATCTAACACATCCTGAAATGAATTATTGATTGAGGGCCCGCTTATTTTTTAGGCAATATTTCAATCTGTGCTTTTAGTGCCAGCTCTCTGGAAGAAGTCCCAACCATGATTCTGAACATACCCGGCTCAATCACGGATTCCATTTTCGTATTGAGCATTTGGAAGTCTTCCGGCTTCAGCACAAAAGAAATTTGTTTACGTTCTCCTGGTTCTACTTGCACGCGCTGAAAGTTTTTCAATTCCTGTAAAGGCCTTGCAACAGAAGCCAATTCATCGCGCAGGTACAATTGCACCACTTCTGTTCCAGTATATTTTCCCTTGTTTTCAATAACACAGCTTAGCGTAACTGATTCACCGACACGAATCCGCTGTTGACTCAATTTCAGCTCGCTTAATGCAAACTGCGTATAGCTTAATCCATAGCCAAATGGAAACAAAGGCTGACCACTCAAATCGGCATAATCATCTCCCCTTCCTGTTGGCTTATGCCAATAACTCAATGGCAACTGTCCTTCAGCAAGCGGAAAACTAATCGGCAGTTTTCCTGACGGATTGATTTTACCGCTGAGTATATCCGCTACTGCCATTCCTCCTGCTTCGCCAGGATACCATGCCATCAAAACTGCATCAGCTACATCTAACCAAGGCTGCATGGTAACAGCACTACCGCCCGTGATGATCACTACCAAGGGTTTTCCGGTTGCAGCAAGTGCTTGCAACTGCATTGCTTGCTTACCGGGCAATGACAATTGTGCACGATCGCGAAACTCGCCTTCCTCAATTCCTACAACCGCAAGCATGATATCCGCATCTTTTGCTACAGCAACTGCGTCTTGAATCAATCTGCTATCCTGATCTGCTACATGCATATTGGTAACAAGCCTAATTCGGCCATTGCCTTGTGTTTCGCTAAACTGTACTTTGATGGGATACAAACTGTCTTTTTGCAACGGTAGTGTCACAGTTCTCAAATGAAAGCTTTGCTTATTATCTTCTGCAATCAGCAATTGATCATTCAAATAAAGCCGATAACCATCATTCCCTTCTAACCCTAACTCAAAAATTCCAGTAGTATCAGGTTTTAAATAACCTGTCCACTCTACAGCATAATGATCAGGCTTTACTTCAGGCACGGGTGGATACAATGTCCAGTGCGCATCAATAACCGGATCAATACGACTGGCAACAGCAGCATCCTCAAATGCAGGTGACGCATAAAAACTCGCTTTCAAGCCTTGCTGCCAAACCCCATTCGCTTCTATCCACAGCAATTTTGAAGGCATGGTTTGGTATTTACTCGAAGTTCTTGCACAGCCGGGTGAATGAACAATCGTTGCCTTACTGCCAAACACTTCTTTTATTCCATCAAATATAGATACTACCCGATTACCTGTGCCGCTATATCCGCCCAATCTGGCAGCTGTAGCATCACTACCAATCACGGCAATTTTTTTCACGCTGGATTGAATGGGTAATACTTGCTGTTTGTTTTTCAGCAGCACAATAGATTGCTGCGCCGCTGCTCTGGCCAGCACATGATGCTTTGCAGATAAGGCTTTGATAGAATCAGGTTCAGGTATAGCCACATAGGGTTGATCAAACAAGCCCAGCTGAAATTTTGCCAGCAGTACGCGCGAAACCGCTTCATCAATACTTCGTTGTGTAATTGCTCCATTTAAAAAAGGAGGCATGAATAATGCGTGATGTTTCAAGTCGGTTTGAAAGATGACATCCAAACCATTTTGAATAGACTGCTTTCCTGCATCTGCATAATCCTTAGCAGTCATGTGTAGCACGTTTGCACCACCCACAGCATTGGCATCTGAAATCACAAATCCGCGAAAGCCCCAGTCTTTCTTCAATACCTGCTGTAATAAATACTGATTGGCAGAAGCAGGACTTCCATCTACAGAATTATAAGCAGTCATAATTGATCTCGCACCCGCTTTGGTAATAGCATTGTAAAAAGGCGGATAATAGAGTTCTCTGAGCAATCGCTCGTTATAATGAATGGGATAACTATCGCGACCGCCATCACCCAGATTGGCAATGAAATGTTTGGGTGTGGTGATAACACCAGCTTGCTCCATGGCGCGGATATAAGCCTGAGCCATCCAACTACTCAAAAGCGGATCTTCACCATAAGTCTCTTCTGTTCTGCCCCAGCGCGGGTCAGTGGCAATATTCAATACTGGCGACAATATCTGGCGAATGCCTCTGATGCGCGCTTCTTGCGCAATAGCCGTGGCTACGCTTTGCATCAATAATGTATCAAAAGATGCTGCTAATGCAATTGACTGCGGAAAAACGGTTGCACCTCTGGCTACTAATCCGTGCAAACCCTCTTCAAAGAAAATACCTGGAATACCTAATCTTGTTTGACGCATCAGGAATGCTTGCACTGCATTGACTTGCTTTGCAAAGCTGAGCGCATCCTGCCCATTCCCGTATTGCAATACCTGTTGTGTGGTATTGGTTTGTGTACTCGCATTCAGCTGCAAACCAAAAACAGATTTGCGCAATTGATTTGTATCAGCAAGACTGCCTGGTGCCATGAATAACTGCCAGAACTTTTCCTCCGGCTTCATTCTGCTCAATAAGTCTTTCATCCGCACAGCGTGTGGCAAACGCGGATTTTGATAAGGTAATTGCTGTGCTGATAGCCGGCCTTGCAACACACAAAAAATGATGAGGCAAAAACAAAATCTTAGCTGCATACAGCAACATTACTGAATTGACTAACCCAAAACAAAGCCTGCCGCTTTTTGCTAAATAAATGATTTCCAATGCAGTGGTGTGGGCAATGCATCAAATCTTGAAAATTTTCCTTAAAAAATAATTATTTATTGTTTTTCAATAAATTTTACCTGATATTTGCATCATCAATCAGTCAATATGCAAACGCAACAAAAAAACATCCTCACCTTTATGAAGGTGCTTTTCTGGATCATTTTCATTGGTCTTTGTATCAAAACCGGGGCAATTATCATTTCCGTTTTTGTGAGCTTATTTGTGAACGATATCGCTTCGCGCGATTTATACGAGGGACTGGATCTTTCTGCTGTAAAGGCTTTCAGCGATTTGCAATACTACCAGATGGTGACGCTATTAATTACCGTGAACGCCTTAAAAGCATACATGGCTTTTTTGGTAGTAAAGATTTTCCAACGCTTCAATCTGGCAAGTCCGTTTAATGAAATGGCAAGCAAACACCTCAGCCTGATTAGTTTTACAGCACTTGCTACTGCTGTCATCAGCTTTATTGCCAATACGCAAGCACGATGGCTGATGAAAAGAGGCGTAACCATTGATCTTAACTGGGGTTATCAAGAACTCTTATTTTTCGCAGGCGTGATGTACATCATTGCACATGTATTCCAGAAAGGAACAGAATTACAATCAGAAAACGAATTAACTGTATAAGATGCCCATCATAGTAAACTTGGATGTGATGATGGCCAAACGGAAAATCTCGCTGAATGAACTTTCTGCGCGGGTTGACCTTACTTTATCTAATCTCTCCATCCTGAAAACAGGTAAAGCAAAAGCCATTCGTTTTAGTACACTTGAAGCGATTTGCAAAGCCCTTGATTGTCAGCCTGCAGATATTCTGGAATACCAGCCTGAAACACAATCTTAAAGGCTCTAATAAGCGTTGTGCATTTACGCAGCAAAGCACCTATCTTGCTGAAAAGCTGTGAGATGCTGCAAATCGCTATTCCGAAATTACCCATGCGCAACAAGGCGCTTACCATCAGCTACTATGTTGATCAATTGGGCTTTTCATTGATCAACGATTATGGCGATTATCTTTTGCTGGAAAAAGATCAGATAGAGCTGCATTTCTTTGCGCATCCCGATATAATACCGGAAGAGAATGACGGGCAAGTGTATTGTAGGGTCAGCGACATCAATGCTTGGTATCAAGAATTACTAGACAAACAAGTGGCCATCCACCCCAACGGCAAGCTGGAAGACAAGCCCTGGAAACAAAGAGAGTTTTCTTTGCTGGACCCTGACAATAATTTGCTCACTTTTGGAGAAGCAATCTTATAGTCATTTCAAACTTTTTAGTATGCAATCATCGCTCAAATATGTAATTACTGTCAGCTTTCTCCTGCTCACAATAATTTCCTGCAAGCAAGAACAAAAGCCTTTGGAAACCATTGGCTGGCTTCAAGGTACCTGGGTATCTCAAACACAAAGAGGCCCATTGTATGAAGACTGGCTGAAAACAGGCGATAGCGGTTATGCAGTGAAGAGTTTCTATCTGTTCCAAACGGATACAGTTTATTTTGAAAAAGTAGCGGTAACTGAGGCCCAAAACAAGATTCATTATACCGTACGTGTTGCAGCTGATACCAAACAAGAGCCAGTTGATTTTGTATCCATAGCATTAGACTCGGATAGTATGGTATTAGAGAACAAGCGAAACCCTTTTCCACAAAAGATCATCTACAGAAAGAAAGGAACAGATTCGCTTGTTGCAGAAATTACCGGATTAATGGCTGGCAGAAAAGTATCTGAATTCTTTCCAATGAAGAAAATAAGGTAATACTTGTGCTTCATCTTTATGAGCGATGTATTATTACATGAAATACTGAGTCGAGCTTATCCGTCTTATTACTATATCCCTTTATCCGGCGGCGCTAGTAGTGCATTTGTCTATAAAATTGTTATACCTGATGGAGCACTGGTGCTTAAACAAACATCCCTTGCTTTCCACCATGAATTCACACAAGAAATTGACGTACTACAGTGGTTGAATGGGAAAATAAAAGTACCCAGCTATCAATGGCATAAGCATATTGCAAACACAAACTGGTTATGCACCTCATGGATAGATGGCCATACTCTCGATTCCATTGATGCAGCTTGGCCGATAACAGAACGTGTGGCTGTGTATGCTGACACACTTAAATTGATTCATAGCATCCCCCTTACAACAAAAA is drawn from Chitinophagales bacterium and contains these coding sequences:
- a CDS encoding DUF2975 domain-containing protein codes for the protein MQTQQKNILTFMKVLFWIIFIGLCIKTGAIIISVFVSLFVNDIASRDLYEGLDLSAVKAFSDLQYYQMVTLLITVNALKAYMAFLVVKIFQRFNLASPFNEMASKHLSLISFTALATAVISFIANTQARWLMKRGVTIDLNWGYQELLFFAGVMYIIAHVFQKGTELQSENELTV
- a CDS encoding helix-turn-helix transcriptional regulator yields the protein MPIIVNLDVMMAKRKISLNELSARVDLTLSNLSILKTGKAKAIRFSTLEAICKALDCQPADILEYQPETQS
- a CDS encoding glycoside hydrolase family 3 C-terminal domain-containing protein, which produces MQLRFCFCLIIFCVLQGRLSAQQLPYQNPRLPHAVRMKDLLSRMKPEEKFWQLFMAPGSLADTNQLRKSVFGLQLNASTQTNTTQQVLQYGNGQDALSFAKQVNAVQAFLMRQTRLGIPGIFFEEGLHGLVARGATVFPQSIALAASFDTLLMQSVATAIAQEARIRGIRQILSPVLNIATDPRWGRTEETYGEDPLLSSWMAQAYIRAMEQAGVITTPKHFIANLGDGGRDSYPIHYNERLLRELYYPPFYNAITKAGARSIMTAYNSVDGSPASANQYLLQQVLKKDWGFRGFVISDANAVGGANVLHMTAKDYADAGKQSIQNGLDVIFQTDLKHHALFMPPFLNGAITQRSIDEAVSRVLLAKFQLGLFDQPYVAIPEPDSIKALSAKHHVLARAAAQQSIVLLKNKQQVLPIQSSVKKIAVIGSDATAARLGGYSGTGNRVVSIFDGIKEVFGSKATIVHSPGCARTSSKYQTMPSKLLWIEANGVWQQGLKASFYASPAFEDAAVASRIDPVIDAHWTLYPPVPEVKPDHYAVEWTGYLKPDTTGIFELGLEGNDGYRLYLNDQLLIAEDNKQSFHLRTVTLPLQKDSLYPIKVQFSETQGNGRIRLVTNMHVADQDSRLIQDAVAVAKDADIMLAVVGIEEGEFRDRAQLSLPGKQAMQLQALAATGKPLVVIITGGSAVTMQPWLDVADAVLMAWYPGEAGGMAVADILSGKINPSGKLPISFPLAEGQLPLSYWHKPTGRGDDYADLSGQPLFPFGYGLSYTQFALSELKLSQQRIRVGESVTLSCVIENKGKYTGTEVVQLYLRDELASVARPLQELKNFQRVQVEPGERKQISFVLKPEDFQMLNTKMESVIEPGMFRIMVGTSSRELALKAQIEILPKK
- a CDS encoding VOC family protein encodes the protein MLQIAIPKLPMRNKALTISYYVDQLGFSLINDYGDYLLLEKDQIELHFFAHPDIIPEENDGQVYCRVSDINAWYQELLDKQVAIHPNGKLEDKPWKQREFSLLDPDNNLLTFGEAIL